The sequence below is a genomic window from Candidatus Krumholzibacteriota bacterium.
CAACCGCTCGGTGGCAAGGCGCAGTTCGGCGGCCAGCGGTTCGGGGAGATGGAGGTCTGGGCCCTCGAGGCCTACGGCGCCGCCTATACCCTGCAGGAACTGTTGACGGTCAAGTCTGACGATGTCGCCGGACGCAGCAAGATCTACGAGGCCATCGTCAAGGGCGACAACGCCCCCGACCCCGGTTTGCCGGAGGCCTTCAACGTGCTCATCAAAGAGCTTCAGAGCCTGTGCCTCGACGTGCAGCTCGACAAGAACTAGCGGGGGAGGTATTCATTGTATCCCACGTTTCTCGACAAGGACCGCAAGAAGCCGACCGACATCAAGGCGATGCGCATCCAGCTCGCCTCCCCTGAGGTCATCAAGTCGTGGAGCTACGGCGAGGTGATCAAGCCCGAGACGATCAACTACCGGTCCTTCAAGCCCGAGAAGGACGGCCTTTTCTGCGAGCGGATCTTCGGTCCCGTGAAGGACTGGGAATGCGCGTGCGGTAAGTACAAGCGGATCCGGTACCGTGGCGTCATCTGCGACCGGTGCGGCGTCGAGGTGACGCACTCCCGGGTGCGGCGGGACCGTCTCGGCCACATCGAGCTCGCCGTCCCCGTCGCGCACATCTGGTTCCTCAAGGGCGTGCCGAGCCGGATCGGGTACATGCTCGACATGACGGTCCGCAATCTCGAGCGGATCCTCTACTACGAGAGCTATGTCGTGATCGACCCGGGCAACACCGAGTTGAAGCACCGGGAGCTCATCGACGACGAGACCTACAACGACCTCGTCGACAGCGGCGCGGAATTCAACGCGAGGATGGGCGGCGAGGCGATCCGCGACCTCCTCGCGCAGATCAACGTCGAGGAGGAATCGGTCAACCTGCGCGCACAGTCCAAGGTCGAGACCTCGGTGCAGCGCAAGAAGGACGTCCTCAAGCGCCTGCGCGTGATCGAGGCCTTCCGGCAGAGCCAGAACCGGCCCGAGTGGATGATCCTCTCGGTCATCCCCGTTCTTCCGCCGGACCTGCGGCCCCTCGTTCCCCTCGAGGGCGGCCGCTTCGCCACGAGCGATCTCAACGATCTCTACCGGCGCGTCATCAACCGGAACAACCGGCTGAAGAAGCTCATCGAGATCCGCGCTCCGGAGGTCATCCTGCGCAACGAGAAGCGGATGCTCCAGGAGGCCGTGGACGCCCTCTTCGACAACAGCCGCCGTTCCCGCGCCGTCCGCGGGCAGGGCAACCGCCCCCTGAAGAGCCTCAGCGACATGCTGAAGGGCAAGCAGGGACGGTTCCGCCAGAACCTGCTGGGCAAGCGCGTCGACTACTCGGGGCGGTCGGTGATCGTCGTCGGGCCCGAGCTGCAGCTCGGCCAGTGCGGGCTGCCCAAGTCGATGGCCCTCGAGCTCTTCAAGCCCTTCATCATCCGCAAGCTCGAGGAGAAGGGGTACGTCCAGACGGTCAAGAGCGCCAAGAAGCTCGTCGAACGCGAGCGGCCCGAGGTGTGGGACATCCTCGAGGAGATCATCAAGGACCACCCGGTCCTCCTCAACCGGGCGCCCACGCTGCACCGCCTGGGGATCCAGGCCTTCCAGCCGCTCCTCATCGAGGGCAAGGCCATCCAGATCCATCCCCTCGTCTGCACCGCGTTCAACGCCGACTTCGACGGCGACCAGATGGCCGTCCACGTGCCGCTGTCCTACGAGGCCCAGCTGGAAGCGCGCACGATCATGCTTTCGGCGAACAATATCCTCTCCCCGGCGAACGGCGCTCCGCTGGCGTCCCCGTCGCAGGATATCGTTCTGGGTCTCTACTACCTCTCCGTCGTCAGGGAGGGCGCGATCGGCGAGGGCAAGGCGTTCTTCAGCCCCGCAGACGTCTTCGCCGCGTACGATGCCGGTGCGATCAGCCTGCACGCGCGCATCAAGGTGAGGATGAACGGCGAGCTCGTCAGCACGACGGCCGGCCGGGTCGTCTTCAACGGGATCGTTCCCGACGTGCTGGGATACGTCAACGAGATCCTCGACAAGAAGACGCTCGGCGCCCTCGTTTCCCGCTGTTACAAGCTTCTGGGGAACTCCGAGACGGTGCAGTTCGCCGAGCGGCTCAAGAACACCGGCTTCTACTACGCGACGAAAGCGGGGATCACCTTCGGCGTCGACGACATCGTCGTCCCCGACGAGAAGCCGGCCCTGCTCGCGGACGCGGAGAAGGAAATCGCGCGCATCAAGAAGCAGTACAAGCAGGGGATCATCACCGACGGCGAGCGCTACAACAAGATCATCGACACGTGGACGCACACGTCCAACAACGTCGCCGACGCGATGCTCGAGAATCTCGGCCGCGATCGCGGCGGCTTCAACCCGATCTACATGATGGCGGGCTCCGGATCCCGGGGCAACCGCGACCAGATCCGCCAGCTCGCAGGGATGCGCGGCCTCATGGCCAAGCCCCAGAAGCGGATCACCGGCGGCGTCGGCGAGATCATCGAGATGCCGATCACGGCCAACTTCAAGGAAGGCCTGAGCGTGCTGCAGTACTTCATCTCGACTCACGGCGCGCGCAAGGGACTGGCCGACACGGCCCTCAAGACCGCCGACGCGGGCTACCTCACGAGGCGGCTCGTCGATGTGGCCCAGGACGTCATCATCACCGAGACCGACTGCGGAACGATCATGGGCGTCGACACCATGGCCCTGAAGGAGGGCGAGGAGATCATCGAGAGCCTGAGCGACCGT
It includes:
- the rpoC gene encoding DNA-directed RNA polymerase subunit beta', which codes for MRIQLASPEVIKSWSYGEVIKPETINYRSFKPEKDGLFCERIFGPVKDWECACGKYKRIRYRGVICDRCGVEVTHSRVRRDRLGHIELAVPVAHIWFLKGVPSRIGYMLDMTVRNLERILYYESYVVIDPGNTELKHRELIDDETYNDLVDSGAEFNARMGGEAIRDLLAQINVEEESVNLRAQSKVETSVQRKKDVLKRLRVIEAFRQSQNRPEWMILSVIPVLPPDLRPLVPLEGGRFATSDLNDLYRRVINRNNRLKKLIEIRAPEVILRNEKRMLQEAVDALFDNSRRSRAVRGQGNRPLKSLSDMLKGKQGRFRQNLLGKRVDYSGRSVIVVGPELQLGQCGLPKSMALELFKPFIIRKLEEKGYVQTVKSAKKLVERERPEVWDILEEIIKDHPVLLNRAPTLHRLGIQAFQPLLIEGKAIQIHPLVCTAFNADFDGDQMAVHVPLSYEAQLEARTIMLSANNILSPANGAPLASPSQDIVLGLYYLSVVREGAIGEGKAFFSPADVFAAYDAGAISLHARIKVRMNGELVSTTAGRVVFNGIVPDVLGYVNEILDKKTLGALVSRCYKLLGNSETVQFAERLKNTGFYYATKAGITFGVDDIVVPDEKPALLADAEKEIARIKKQYKQGIITDGERYNKIIDTWTHTSNNVADAMLENLGRDRGGFNPIYMMAGSGSRGNRDQIRQLAGMRGLMAKPQKRITGGVGEIIEMPITANFKEGLSVLQYFISTHGARKGLADTALKTADAGYLTRRLVDVAQDVIITETDCGTIMGVDTMALKEGEEIIESLSDRILGRVVVDDVIDPHSGEVIAAANSQIDEDLALEVEERGVEKVKIRSVLTCEARRGACALCYGRNLASGNLVDIGEAVGVIAAQSIGEPGTQLTLRTFHVGGTASRIAENTQQTTNHAGKVEFNNIKTVENREKRIIALGRKGEVVIRDAKSDRIRARFGVPYGAALTVKEGDVIEKDAVIYEWDPYSDFIITDKGGTIRFRDIVEGMTLREKLDDKTGLRQMVIIDDRDKKLHPHVELFDRKDKAVGNYIIPTGAHMMMHDGDTIRPGDLICRIPKEITKTRDITGGLPRVAELFEVRKPKEAAVVSEIDGVVEFGPVTKGMRKIIVNNESGDKRNYIVPQGKHLRVYEGDLVEAGDNLTEGPVNPFDILSIKGVNAAQNYLVNEIQEVYRLQGVRINDKHIEVIVRQMLQKVQVEDPGGTRFLEGDIVSKNEFRDENERALAQGGQPATFKPLLLGITKASLSTESFISAASFQETTRVLTEAAVQGKTDALLGLKENVVMGHLIPAGTGLFKYSRIGIEDVMSEEDLVEEELDEEQIAEMMKDVRKGVS